In Stenotrophomonas sp. ESTM1D_MKCIP4_1, a single genomic region encodes these proteins:
- a CDS encoding flagellar brake protein, with the protein MSDGHDTDLHDAHAADAADERFLVRNPRQLRQLLRSLIEHRSLINAHIDGRDRSFPTALLDLDEDEDVLLLDGSPQEASNRAAEQADHLLCFAQLERVLVRFRLQGLQRVNNDGHVAFRAPLPEELVHLQRRELYRLETPITDSPQLTLPAGEAGSDALSMRVVDISGGGLAVAVPSDCAVFSLQKRYNALLSMPDGPDLPISLVVCNMLPQRQPNGIEVKRIGMRFDDLPRGGDSAIQRYIFRIDRQRKARQNGEM; encoded by the coding sequence ATGTCCGACGGCCACGACACTGATCTGCACGATGCCCACGCGGCCGACGCCGCCGACGAACGCTTTCTGGTGCGCAATCCCCGCCAGCTGCGCCAGCTGCTGCGCTCACTGATCGAGCACCGCTCGCTGATCAATGCCCATATCGACGGCCGGGACCGGTCCTTCCCCACCGCCCTGCTCGACCTGGACGAAGACGAGGATGTCCTGCTGCTCGATGGCAGCCCGCAGGAGGCCTCCAACCGCGCAGCCGAACAGGCCGACCACCTGCTCTGCTTCGCACAGCTGGAACGGGTACTGGTGCGGTTCCGTCTGCAGGGCCTGCAGCGGGTGAACAACGATGGGCACGTGGCGTTCCGCGCGCCGCTGCCCGAAGAACTGGTGCATCTGCAGCGGCGTGAACTGTACCGGCTGGAAACCCCCATCACCGATTCACCGCAGCTGACCCTCCCCGCCGGTGAAGCCGGCAGCGACGCCCTGTCCATGCGCGTGGTCGACATCAGCGGCGGCGGCCTGGCGGTCGCCGTGCCCAGCGACTGCGCAGTGTTCAGCCTGCAGAAACGCTACAACGCCCTGCTGTCGATGCCCGATGGCCCCGACCTGCCGATCAGCCTGGTGGTCTGCAACATGCTGCCGCAGCGGCAGCCCAACGGCATCGAGGTCAAGCGCATCGGCATGCGTTTCGACGATCTGCCACGCGGCGGCGACAGTGCCATCCAGCGTTACATCTTCCGCATCGACCGCCAGCGCAAGGCACGCCAGAACGGCGAGATGTAG
- a CDS encoding chemotaxis protein CheW gives MNDKTSSTASAGGEFLSFTLGAEHYGVDILKVQEIRGYDAVTRVPDAPDYIKGVINLRGTIVPVIDLRLKLRLENARYDAFTVMIVLNVEDRVVGIVVDSVSDVIPLSAEQIRPTPEFGAAVDTRFISGIGTQDDRMLILLDIETLLDSADMGQASVVEDAAA, from the coding sequence ATGAACGACAAGACCAGTTCCACCGCCAGCGCCGGCGGCGAATTCCTCAGCTTCACCCTCGGCGCCGAGCACTACGGCGTGGACATCCTCAAGGTGCAGGAAATCCGTGGCTACGACGCGGTCACCCGCGTGCCGGACGCACCGGACTACATCAAGGGCGTCATCAACCTGCGCGGCACCATCGTTCCGGTCATCGACCTGCGCCTGAAGCTGCGCCTGGAAAACGCGCGCTACGACGCCTTCACCGTGATGATCGTGCTGAACGTCGAAGACCGCGTGGTCGGCATCGTGGTGGACAGTGTCTCGGATGTGATTCCGCTGTCGGCCGAGCAGATCCGCCCCACCCCGGAATTCGGCGCCGCCGTCGATACCCGCTTCATCTCCGGCATCGGCACGCAGGACGACCGCATGCTGATTCTGCTGGACATCGAGACCCTGCTGGACAGCGCCGACATGGGCCAGGCCAGCGTGGTCGAAGACGCCGCGGCCTGA
- a CDS encoding methyl-accepting chemotaxis protein gives MKWFHDLPIARKLAVGFTLTTLMTLVLGLFALVRLSEANTQLGEMASNDIPSVQHLGEVRSQLGEFRTYEMALLTMLDQPEKVADYNKRMDDSAGIVRKELAAYAALPTGDKERALYQPVKAGVDAYFAANAKLRAAANAGDGVLAQQVSDEQSRPARRKAFEELKALSAFLGTQMQGKIDAANATHRNSIIAVVSCIVLLSLVAAALAVVISRAVTVPLGKALTAIQAVSRGDLSVTTQATSKDEAGRMLSATSEMTTMLRRFSEQTQLMAQMHAGPDISHRIPEDFPGVYGQLAGGINTVIFEHLDSIRAAIDVLNQYAAGNLTQDAQRLPGTRAFLHEAMDAAKASLLAINTQIQQLANAAAAGDFSVRGDAARFDHDFKVMIEQLNSMMQVADGNLGQLSQLLQAIAEGDLTARMDGQFHGVFARMRDDANTTVAQLTQIVGQIQASASSITLASGEIASGNSDLSRRTEQQAANLEETAASMEELTSTVRQNAEHARQANQLAIGAHGVASQGGEVVGQVVTTMSAIEASSKKIAEIISVIDGIAFQTNILALNAAVEAARAGEQGRGFAVVASEVRTLAQRSAAAAKEIKGLIDDSVGKVAEGSSLVHQAGATMGEIVASVQRVTDIMAEISAASQEQSAGIEQVNQTVVQMDETTQQNAALVEEATAAARAMEDQAAQLGEAVARFRLATPGLSAAAPRAVAATPPARRPAPASSAAPARARKPVAQPALAGDGEWQEF, from the coding sequence ATGAAGTGGTTCCATGATCTGCCCATCGCCCGCAAGCTGGCCGTGGGGTTCACCCTGACAACGCTGATGACCCTGGTCCTGGGCCTGTTTGCTCTTGTCCGCCTCAGCGAAGCCAACACCCAGCTTGGCGAAATGGCCAGCAACGATATTCCCTCGGTGCAGCACCTGGGCGAAGTACGTTCGCAGCTTGGCGAGTTCCGCACCTATGAGATGGCCCTGCTGACCATGCTCGACCAGCCGGAAAAGGTGGCCGACTACAACAAGCGCATGGACGACAGCGCCGGGATCGTCCGCAAGGAGCTGGCCGCCTACGCCGCCCTGCCGACCGGTGACAAGGAACGCGCGCTGTACCAGCCGGTGAAGGCCGGTGTGGACGCCTACTTCGCCGCCAACGCAAAGCTGCGCGCGGCCGCCAACGCTGGCGACGGCGTGCTGGCCCAGCAGGTATCCGATGAGCAGTCCCGTCCGGCGCGCCGCAAGGCCTTCGAGGAACTGAAGGCACTCAGCGCCTTCCTCGGCACGCAGATGCAGGGCAAGATCGACGCCGCCAATGCCACCCACCGCAACAGCATCATCGCGGTCGTCAGCTGCATCGTGCTGCTGTCGCTGGTCGCCGCCGCACTGGCCGTGGTCATTTCGCGCGCGGTCACCGTCCCGCTCGGCAAGGCACTCACCGCCATCCAGGCCGTGTCCCGTGGCGACCTCAGCGTGACCACCCAGGCCACCAGCAAGGATGAAGCCGGTCGCATGCTCAGCGCCACCAGCGAGATGACCACCATGCTGCGCCGCTTCTCCGAGCAGACCCAGCTGATGGCGCAGATGCATGCCGGCCCGGACATCAGCCATCGCATCCCCGAGGACTTCCCCGGCGTCTATGGCCAGCTGGCCGGCGGCATCAACACCGTCATCTTCGAGCACCTCGATTCGATCCGCGCCGCCATCGACGTCCTGAACCAGTACGCCGCCGGCAACCTGACCCAGGATGCGCAGCGCCTGCCGGGCACCCGTGCCTTCCTGCATGAGGCGATGGATGCGGCCAAGGCCAGCCTGCTGGCCATCAACACGCAGATCCAGCAGCTGGCCAATGCGGCTGCCGCAGGTGATTTCAGCGTGCGCGGCGATGCCGCTCGCTTCGACCACGACTTCAAGGTGATGATCGAACAGCTGAACTCGATGATGCAGGTGGCCGATGGCAACCTCGGCCAGCTCTCGCAGCTGCTGCAGGCCATCGCCGAAGGCGACCTGACTGCACGCATGGACGGCCAGTTCCACGGCGTCTTTGCCCGCATGCGCGACGACGCCAACACCACCGTCGCCCAGCTGACCCAGATCGTCGGCCAGATCCAGGCCAGCGCCTCCAGCATCACCCTGGCGTCCGGCGAGATCGCCTCCGGCAACAGCGACCTGTCGCGCCGCACCGAACAGCAGGCTGCCAACCTGGAAGAAACCGCGGCGTCGATGGAAGAACTGACGTCCACCGTGCGCCAGAACGCCGAGCACGCCCGCCAGGCCAACCAGCTGGCCATCGGCGCGCACGGCGTTGCCTCGCAGGGTGGTGAAGTGGTCGGCCAGGTGGTCACCACCATGTCGGCCATCGAAGCGTCCTCGAAGAAGATTGCCGAGATCATCAGCGTCATCGACGGCATCGCCTTCCAGACCAACATCCTGGCACTGAACGCCGCCGTCGAAGCCGCCCGTGCCGGTGAGCAGGGCCGTGGTTTCGCCGTCGTCGCCAGCGAAGTACGCACCCTCGCCCAGCGCTCGGCGGCCGCCGCCAAGGAGATCAAGGGCCTGATCGATGATTCGGTCGGCAAGGTCGCCGAAGGTTCCAGCCTGGTCCACCAGGCCGGCGCCACCATGGGCGAGATCGTCGCCTCGGTGCAGCGCGTCACCGACATCATGGCCGAGATCTCCGCCGCCTCGCAGGAACAATCGGCCGGCATCGAGCAGGTCAACCAGACCGTGGTGCAGATGGACGAAACCACCCAGCAGAACGCCGCGCTGGTGGAAGAAGCCACCGCCGCCGCACGGGCGATGGAAGACCAGGCTGCGCAGCTGGGCGAAGCCGTGGCCCGCTTCCGCCTGGCCACGCCCGGGCTGAGCGCCGCCGCGCCGCGCGCCGTCGCTGCAACGCCTCCCGCACGTAGGCCGGCCCCGGCCAGCAGCGCGGCCCCGGCACGGGCACGCAAGCCGGTCGCACAGCCCGCGCTGGCCGGCGACGGTGAGTGGCAGGAGTTCTGA
- a CDS encoding methyl-accepting chemotaxis protein, with product MPWINNLKLMPKLLLTFGVVLLVMLLQGIVAYRGLHSLNNVTTELAGTRMESIRMAGEMRGMIGEIRNSEYQQLVRASADVKADAHARVAELRTKLDKAIKDYPTLIDNPQQKKLFDTFANDWKDAVASYNSVNEMLELELPDDAIDTFVGETRTKHRKATASLEALIAEDNRLSRAARDEASSTYSASATLMVIALFGGAALGLVLVWLFARALVGSVRGAVSVANDVAGGKLDGHIDVSRQDEVGELMQAMQRMQRDLRERIETDAAVARENLRIRTALDSSSTGVYLTDPNNVIVYSNRALQQTLAQYQDEVRRDLPDFDAQASLVGKPVTVLEHRGEMDATLVANLKAHGVARRPMQYGDAQFAQVASTIRNEAGDTVGYVVEWRDRTQEAQVEAEVARVIAQAAAGDLSGRIDSIGKEGFFLQLAQQINGLLDANAGSIEQISGLLAALSQGDLTVRMHGDYQGVFARMRDDANATAAQLSEIVTRIKQSSRAINSAAGEIASGNSDLSRRTEQQAANLEETAASMEELTSTVRQNAEHARQANQLAIGAHGVASQGGEVVGQVVTTMSAIEASSKKIAEIISVIDGIAFQTNILALNAAVEAARAGEQGRGFAVVASEVRTLAQRSAAAAKEIKGLIDDSVGKVNDGSALVHKAGATMGEIVASVQRVTDIMAEISAASQEQSAGIEQVNQTVVQMDETTQQNAALVEEATAAARAMEEQAGQLSEAVSIFVVDEAETVVAPRAPAPRAAAPAPAPAAPPARRSTGGRPMAAELADGDWQEF from the coding sequence ATGCCGTGGATCAACAACCTCAAACTGATGCCGAAGCTGCTGCTGACCTTCGGCGTCGTCCTGCTGGTGATGCTGCTGCAGGGCATCGTCGCCTATCGTGGCCTGCATTCGCTGAACAACGTGACCACCGAGCTGGCGGGCACGCGGATGGAGAGCATCCGCATGGCCGGCGAGATGCGCGGCATGATCGGTGAGATCCGCAACTCCGAATACCAGCAGCTGGTCCGCGCCAGCGCCGATGTGAAGGCCGACGCCCACGCCCGCGTCGCTGAACTGCGCACCAAGCTGGACAAGGCGATCAAGGACTACCCGACCCTGATCGACAACCCGCAGCAGAAGAAGCTGTTCGACACCTTCGCCAACGACTGGAAGGACGCCGTCGCCTCCTACAACAGCGTCAACGAGATGCTGGAACTGGAGCTGCCTGACGATGCCATCGATACCTTCGTCGGTGAAACCCGTACCAAGCACCGCAAGGCCACCGCTTCGCTCGAAGCGCTGATCGCCGAAGACAACCGCCTGTCCCGCGCCGCGCGTGACGAGGCATCGTCCACCTACTCCGCCTCCGCCACCCTGATGGTGATCGCCCTGTTCGGCGGCGCCGCGCTGGGCCTGGTGCTGGTGTGGCTGTTTGCCCGTGCCCTGGTCGGCAGCGTGCGTGGCGCCGTCTCGGTCGCCAACGACGTGGCCGGCGGCAAGCTCGACGGCCATATCGACGTCAGCCGCCAGGACGAAGTGGGCGAACTGATGCAGGCCATGCAGCGCATGCAGCGCGACCTGCGCGAACGCATCGAAACCGATGCCGCCGTCGCCCGCGAGAACCTGCGCATCCGTACCGCACTGGACTCCAGCTCGACCGGCGTGTACCTGACCGACCCGAACAACGTCATCGTCTACAGCAACCGCGCCCTGCAGCAGACGCTGGCGCAGTACCAAGACGAAGTGCGCCGCGATCTGCCGGACTTCGACGCACAGGCGTCGCTGGTCGGCAAGCCGGTGACCGTGCTGGAACACCGCGGCGAGATGGACGCGACCCTGGTGGCCAACCTCAAGGCCCATGGCGTTGCCCGCCGCCCGATGCAGTACGGCGATGCGCAGTTTGCCCAGGTGGCATCGACCATCCGCAACGAAGCCGGTGACACCGTAGGCTACGTGGTCGAATGGCGCGACCGCACCCAGGAAGCCCAGGTCGAAGCTGAAGTGGCACGCGTCATCGCCCAGGCCGCCGCAGGCGACCTGTCCGGCCGCATCGATTCCATCGGCAAGGAAGGCTTCTTCCTGCAGCTTGCCCAGCAGATCAACGGCCTGCTGGACGCCAATGCCGGCAGCATCGAACAGATCTCCGGGCTGCTGGCTGCCCTGTCGCAGGGTGATCTGACCGTACGCATGCATGGCGATTACCAGGGCGTATTCGCCCGCATGCGTGACGATGCCAACGCCACAGCCGCGCAGCTGAGCGAAATTGTCACCCGCATCAAGCAGTCCAGCCGCGCCATCAATTCGGCGGCGGGCGAAATCGCCTCCGGCAACAGCGACCTGTCGCGCCGCACCGAACAGCAGGCCGCCAACCTGGAAGAAACTGCGGCGTCGATGGAAGAACTGACCTCCACCGTGCGCCAGAACGCCGAGCACGCCCGCCAGGCCAACCAGCTGGCCATCGGCGCGCACGGCGTGGCCTCGCAGGGCGGCGAAGTGGTCGGCCAGGTGGTCACCACCATGTCGGCCATCGAAGCGTCCTCGAAGAAGATCGCCGAGATCATCAGCGTCATCGACGGCATCGCGTTCCAGACCAACATCCTCGCACTGAACGCCGCGGTTGAAGCCGCACGTGCCGGCGAACAGGGTCGCGGTTTCGCCGTCGTCGCCAGCGAAGTGCGCACCCTCGCCCAGCGCTCGGCGGCTGCCGCCAAGGAGATCAAGGGCCTGATTGATGATTCGGTCGGCAAGGTCAACGACGGCTCTGCGCTGGTGCACAAGGCCGGCGCCACCATGGGCGAGATCGTCGCCTCGGTGCAGCGCGTCACCGACATCATGGCCGAGATCTCCGCGGCCTCGCAGGAACAGTCGGCCGGCATCGAGCAGGTCAACCAGACCGTGGTGCAGATGGACGAAACCACCCAGCAGAACGCCGCGCTGGTGGAAGAAGCCACTGCCGCCGCACGGGCGATGGAAGAACAGGCCGGCCAGCTGAGCGAAGCTGTCTCGATCTTCGTCGTGGACGAAGCCGAGACCGTGGTCGCCCCGCGCGCCCCGGCACCGCGCGCTGCCGCCCCGGCACCGGCACCGGCCGCACCGCCGGCGCGCCGCAGCACCGGTGGCCGCCCGATGGCTGCAGAACTGGCGGACGGGGACTGGCAGGAGTTCTGA